A stretch of the Corvus moneduloides isolate bCorMon1 chromosome 8, bCorMon1.pri, whole genome shotgun sequence genome encodes the following:
- the INA gene encoding alpha-internexin — MSYSAEPAALAASYRHLFAEAPRRPEMPAGRWARSGAEPEAVRERGAEPRRARGSEKEQLQGLNERFAGYIERVRALEERNRALAAELAALRQRSDEPRRLGQLLGGELRALRARLEEAHGERAQAALERARLAEETQRLRARCEEEARSRAEAERALRSRQQAAEAASRASADLERRAAALREELAALRSAHAEHLAELGAALPAPAPPPGPRPDLAAALRELRAQYEALAARNLQAAEDWYRARCARLHERAARSQEAVRASRREAGECRRQLQARLVEMESLRGAHQSLERQLQELEERHNAEAAGLQDTIGQLEDDLRNTKNEMARHLREYQDLLNVKMALDIEIAAYRKLLEGEENLFSMGSGGLPSLNSLPSPTYSFQPRSFSSSTLSFKEEEQGEVIKVTSKISSSRAEVVQGTITSVKKRGRLNLHGGILANAKI, encoded by the exons ATGAGCTACAGCGCGGAGCCAGCGGCCCTGGCCGCCTCCTACCGCCACCTCTTCGCGGAGGCCCCGCGGCGCCCCGAGATGCCGGCGGGCCGGTGGGCGCGCTCCGGCGCGGAGCCGGAGGCGGTGCGGGAGCGCGGCGCGGAgccgcggcgggcgcggggcagcgagaaggagcagctgcagggcctcAACGAGCGCTTCGCCGGGTACATCGAGCGGGTGCGGGCGCTGGAGGAGCGGAACCGGGCGCTGGCGGCGGAGCTGGCGGCGCTGCGGCAGCGCTCGGACGAGCCGCGCcggctggggcagctgctgggcgGGGAGCTGCGCGCCCTGCGCGCCCGGCTGGAGGAGGCGCACGGGGAGCGGGCGCAGGCGGCGCTGGAGCGGGCGCGCCTGGCCGAGGAGACGCAGCGGCTGCGGGCGCGCTGCGAGGAGGAGGCGCGGAGCCGCGCCGAGGCGGAGCGGGCGCTGCGCTCCCGGCAGCAGGCGGCCGAAGCGGCCTCCCGCGCCAGCGCCGACCTggagcggcgggcggcggcgctgcGGGAGGAGCTGGCGGCGCTGCGCAGCGCCCACGCCGAGCATCTCGCCGAGCTGGGCGCCGcgctcccggccccggccccgccgccgggccCGCGGCCCGACCTGGCCGCGGCGCTGCGGGAGCTGCGCGCACAGTACGAGGCGCTGGCGGCCCGCAACCTGCAGGCGGCCGAGGACTGGTACCGCGCCCGCTGCGCCCGCCTGCACGAGCGGGCGGCCCGCAGCCAGGAGGCCGTGCGAGCCAGCCGCCGGGAGGCCGGCGAGTGCCGCCGCCAGCTCCAGGCGCGCCTAGTGGAGATGGAGAGCCTGCGTGGCGCTCACCAGTccctggagaggcagctgcaggagctggaggagcggCACAACGCCGAGGCCGCCGGCCTGCAG GACACCATTGGACAGCTGGAGGATGACCTGCGAAACACCAAAAACGAGATGGCTCGGCACTTGAGGGAGTACCAAGACCTGCTCAATGTCAAGATGGCCCTTGATATCGAGATAGCTGCCTACAG gaagctgctggagggagaggagaaccTCTTCAGCATGGGAAGCGGCGGCCTTCCATCACTCaattccctccccagccccacttACTCCTTCCAGCCAAGGAGCTTTAGTTCCTCTACTCTGTCCTTCAAAGAGGAGGAGCAAGGAGAGGTTATTAAAGTGACCTCTAAAATATCATCCAGCAGGGCTGAGGTGGTTCAGGGGACCATAACCTCTGTCAAGAAAAGAGGGAGGTTAAACCTGCATGGAGGAATCCTTGCAAATGCAAAGATATAA